The DNA segment TGTAGGCCTTGAAATTATCCAGGTCCGAATGGATGGCGACGAATTTCTCGTTGAGTCGGATCCTCTTCTCTACCTCTTCGCGGATCACGTTATTCCCGGGAAGTTTTGTGAGGGGGTTGGCATTCTCGGCGCGGTCCTTCATCTTCTGCAGCGCTATCGTCATCTCATTGAATGTCTCACCGAGCTCCTGGATCTCATCGCTCGTCTTTATCTTGACGCGCAGGTTGAGGTTGCCGCTTGAGATGTCCTTTGTGGCGAGGTTCAGTATCTTTATGGGACGGATTATCGTCTTCGACAGTATCATCCCCAGTATGAGGTTGGCTATTATTACGGCAATGATAGTGAATGTTACGGGCGTGTAGATCTCCCTCAGGGCCATCTGGAGGTTCCCCAGCTGGTAGGTGACCTCCGCCACGTAGGGGAACTCCTCATCCACGAAGAGGGGGATGAATATGTCGATATGCTGTTTGCGCACATCGACGTATGAACAGAACCATTTTTCCTTGGCTTCCGATTTTGATATGTCGCATGCGCGCCGCAGGTCCTCCGGGACAACGTTCTTCTGTGCCGCGTAAACGGGGTCGTTGGAGGTGACTATATTGCCCTTTTTGTCAAATACCGATATCCTGTCGACGACCCTCTCTTTGGCAAGCGACTCCACCGCTATGCGGAATAGGATAGAGGGGTCCTGCTGTATGGTGGGATCCTTGAGGAGGTTCTCCAGGGTATTCTTGACTATTATCGCGCCGAGCCGGGACCTGTAGGAATTATAGGATGTCATCACGGTCAGCTGGTTCTTCGCCTCTATGGCCGTAAAGACGAATATGAAGAAGATAGAAAAAACGACCATGAGGGTCGTTATCCTTACCTGTAGCGTTGTTTTTGCCAAACCGGCCACAGCATCTCCTTTATTTCTGATTATATTACCATATTTTTCACGATTTGCAATACAAATATTGATTTATTTCTCCCCCTTGCCTTGACAGGCAGGAGAAGATAGGATATACTTAATGAAAGTTTATATTGATATATATTAGGTTATATTATTACATAGATATTGCTATTATAGATAGATTTTACGCGTTGAGAGGAAAGTGGAAAAAACTCCCCTTAAGCAGAGCTGGCAGGTAGCGCGGGTCTTCATCTGGCTTTTTGTCATATTAGCGCTGGTCGTGGCTTTCTTTTTCACTTACAATACCTACCTCATAGATACCTCGCTTGAAAATCT comes from the Candidatus Omnitrophota bacterium genome and includes:
- a CDS encoding diguanylate cyclase, whose product is MAGLAKTTLQVRITTLMVVFSIFFIFVFTAIEAKNQLTVMTSYNSYRSRLGAIIVKNTLENLLKDPTIQQDPSILFRIAVESLAKERVVDRISVFDKKGNIVTSNDPVYAAQKNVVPEDLRRACDISKSEAKEKWFCSYVDVRKQHIDIFIPLFVDEEFPYVAEVTYQLGNLQMALREIYTPVTFTIIAVIIANLILGMILSKTIIRPIKILNLATKDISSGNLNLRVKIKTSDEIQELGETFNEMTIALQKMKDRAENANPLTKLPGNNVIREEVEKRIRLNEKFVAIHSDLDNFKAYNDKYGISKGDDVIKFTAKTLQDAIAEKGNPDDFLGHEGGDDFFIVTSPDRSEAVTDYIVENFDKKIRGFYTRDDIDLGYILEKNRQGQMVKFPIMSISMAGVSNAIRDISSYAELTNIAVGVKTKAKETKGSVFVLDRRAA